A region from the Silene latifolia isolate original U9 population chromosome 7, ASM4854445v1, whole genome shotgun sequence genome encodes:
- the LOC141591864 gene encoding uncharacterized protein LOC141591864, whose product MSSLSSSLAAAVPEDRIVLGCGGAVVDYLAAVTSYPKPDDKIRSTSFQVQGGGNAGNALTCAARLGLSPRLISKVADDAQGRGILEELEADGVDTSFFIVTPEGNSPFTYIIVDNETKTRTCIHTPGYPPLTPDELSPNKLDSALNGSRLVYFDVRLHETALVIAKEATRRGIPILIDAEKKRDGLDELLSFATYVVCAAKFPQVWTEASSLPKALLSMLLKIPNVKFVIVTLGEEGCVMLERSVIEAQDLEVMDIEEVFESLKQRASYHSSTPSSISSSVMKLRADGLGTLSGRLHVGTAEKIPPSELVDTTGAGDAFIGAVLFAVCTNMSPEKMLPFAAQVAAFSCRALGARTGLPRHSDPRLVPFLE is encoded by the exons ATGTCGTCTTTGTCGTCATCATTGGCTGCTGCTGTGCCCGAGGATCGCATTGTT CTAGGTTGTGGAGGTGCAGTAGTTGACTATCTAGCAGCAGTGACTAGCTACCCTAAGCCAGATGACAAAATCAGAAGCACCAGTTTTCAG GTACAAGGAGGTGGTAATGCTGGGAATGCGTTGACTTGTGCAGCTCGTTTGGGATTAAGTCCAAGGTTGATATCCAAG GTTGCTGATGATGCCCAAGGTAGAGGAATATTAGAGGAGCTTGAGGCCGACGGTGTTGACACGTCATTTTTCATT GTCACACCAGAGGGTAATTCCCCATTTACCTATATTATAGTTGATAATGAAAC GAAGACTCGCACTTGTATTCACACTCCAGGATATCCACCATTGACACCTGACGAACTTTCACCAAATAAATTAGATTCAGCTCTAAATGGATCCAGACTTGTGTATTTTGACGTTAGACTACATGAAACTGCTTTAGTCATCGCAAAAGAG GCAACTCGTAGGGGAATTCCAATTCTGATAGATGCAGAAAAGAAGAGGGATGGACTGGATGAACTTCTGAGTTTTGCCACCTATGTGGTGTGCGCAGCTAAATTCCCACAG GTGTGGACAGAAGCATCATCACTTCCAAAAGCTCTCCTCTCCATGCTTTTAAAAATACCAAATGTTAAGTTCGTGATTGTGACGCTTGGTGAGGAAGGATGTGTCATGTTAGAAAGAAGTGTTATTG AAGCTCAAGATCTTGAGGTAATGGATATTGAAGAAGTTTTCGAATCTCTGAAGCAGAGGGCATCTTATCATTCCAGCACCCCGTCCAGCATATCATCA TCCGTAATGAAATTGAGAGCAGATGGGTTAGGCACTCTCTCCGGGAGGTTACATGTGGGAACAGCAGAGAAAATACCACCTTCAGAACTTGTCGATACAACTGGTGCTGGAGATGCTTTTATTGGGGCAGTCCTTTTTG CCGTATGCACGAATATGTCACCAGAAAAGATGCTGCCATTTGCTGCACAAGTA GCAGCTTTCAGTTGTAGAGCTTTGGGAGCGAGAACTGGCCTTCCACGCCATTCCGATCCTCGCCTTGTACCATTTCTTGAGTGA